Proteins encoded by one window of Sciurus carolinensis chromosome 12, mSciCar1.2, whole genome shotgun sequence:
- the LOC124961883 gene encoding transmembrane protein 203-like, whose amino-acid sequence MLFSPWELVQWLGFATFQIFVHLLAVLRLFWVLTVLSLKFLSEMLLCQKLVGQTTELWFSLITSPVFILLQLLMICACRVN is encoded by the coding sequence ATGCTCTTCTCGCCGTGGGAGTTGGTTCAGTGGCTGGGCTTCGCCACCTTCCAGATCTTCGTGCACCTGCTGGCAGTGCTGCGCCTCTTCTGGGTTCTCACGGTTCTTAGCCTCAAGTTCCTCTCTGAGATGCTGCTGTGCCAGAAGCTGGTGGGGCAGACAACTGAGCTCTGGTTCAGCCTAATCACATCTCCGGTCTTCATTCTCCTGCAGCTGCTCATGATCTGCGCCTGTCGTGTCAACTAG